In a single window of the Cucumis melo cultivar AY chromosome 11, USDA_Cmelo_AY_1.0, whole genome shotgun sequence genome:
- the LOC103498808 gene encoding COP9 signalosome complex subunit 7 isoform X1 → MDIEQKQTEFIDHFVKQASSLKGSALGSVVTDATSHPSLFAFSEILAVPSVVELEGTEHSIYLDVLRLFAYGTWSDYKSNSSRLPELSSDQALKLKQLTVLTLAETNKVLAYDQLMQELDVTNVRELEDFLINECMYAGIVRGKLDQLRRCFEVQFAAGRDLRPGQLGNMIRTLSNWLTTSDNLLVSIQEKIKWADNMSELDKKHRKDVDDRVEEVKKSLSLKANIDIREHEEIYSEPGGVMDYEEDRSRPKRRRHPIS, encoded by the exons ATGGATATTGAGCAGAAGCAAACCGAGTTCATCGATCACTTTGTAAAACAAGCTTCCTCTCTGAAAGGCTCTGCCCTTGGGTCCGTTGTTACTGACGCCACTTCTCACCCTTCCCTCTTCGCCTTCTCTGAAATTCTTGCCGTTCCCAGCGTTGTCGAG CTAGAAGGAACTGAGCATTCTATATATCTTGACGTGCTGCGCTTATTTGCATATGGAACATGGAGTGATTACAAGA GTAATTCCAGCCGCCTTCCCGAATTGAGCTCTGATCAAGCCCTCAAACTAAAGCAACTTACTGTCCTTACATTGGCTGAGACAAACAAG GTGTTGGCCTATGACCAACTAATGCAGGAATTAGATGTTACAAATGTACGAGAACTGGAGGATTTTCTTATTAATGAATGCATGTATGCG GGTATAGTCAGAGGGAAGTTGGATCAATTGCGAAGGTGCTTTGAG GTCCAATTTGCTGCCGGGAGAGATTTGAGACCGGGGCAACTTGGAAACATGATACGAACACTATCAAATTG GTTGACTACATCAGACAATTTATTGGTCTCCATTCAAGAGAAGATAAAATGGGCCGATAATATGAGTGAATTGGACAAGAAACACCGAAAGGATGTTGATGATAGGGTGGAAGAAGTTAAGAAATCACTTTCCTTGAAG GCCAACATTGACATCCGAGAGCATGAGGAGATCTACTCTGAACCTGGTGGAGTAATGGACTATGAAGAAGATCGTAGTCGACCAAAGAG GAGACGACATCCAATTTCTTAG
- the LOC103498808 gene encoding COP9 signalosome complex subunit 7 isoform X3 — MDIEQKQTEFIDHFVKQASSLKGSALGSVVTDATSHPSLFAFSEILAVPSVVELEGTEHSIYLDVLRLFAYGTWSDYKSNSSRLPELSSDQALKLKQLTVLTLAETNKVLAYDQLMQELDVTNVRELEDFLINECMYAGIVRGKLDQLRRCFEVQFAAGRDLRPGQLGNMIRTLSNWLTTSDNLLVSIQEKIKWADNMSELDKKHRKDVDDRVEEVKKSLSLKLQTVSRPTLTSESMRRSTLNLVE; from the exons ATGGATATTGAGCAGAAGCAAACCGAGTTCATCGATCACTTTGTAAAACAAGCTTCCTCTCTGAAAGGCTCTGCCCTTGGGTCCGTTGTTACTGACGCCACTTCTCACCCTTCCCTCTTCGCCTTCTCTGAAATTCTTGCCGTTCCCAGCGTTGTCGAG CTAGAAGGAACTGAGCATTCTATATATCTTGACGTGCTGCGCTTATTTGCATATGGAACATGGAGTGATTACAAGA GTAATTCCAGCCGCCTTCCCGAATTGAGCTCTGATCAAGCCCTCAAACTAAAGCAACTTACTGTCCTTACATTGGCTGAGACAAACAAG GTGTTGGCCTATGACCAACTAATGCAGGAATTAGATGTTACAAATGTACGAGAACTGGAGGATTTTCTTATTAATGAATGCATGTATGCG GGTATAGTCAGAGGGAAGTTGGATCAATTGCGAAGGTGCTTTGAG GTCCAATTTGCTGCCGGGAGAGATTTGAGACCGGGGCAACTTGGAAACATGATACGAACACTATCAAATTG GTTGACTACATCAGACAATTTATTGGTCTCCATTCAAGAGAAGATAAAATGGGCCGATAATATGAGTGAATTGGACAAGAAACACCGAAAGGATGTTGATGATAGGGTGGAAGAAGTTAAGAAATCACTTTCCTTGAAG TTACAAACTGTAAGCAGGCCAACATTGACATCCGAGAGCATGAGGAGATCTACTCTGAACCTGGTGGAGTAA
- the LOC103498808 gene encoding COP9 signalosome complex subunit 7 isoform X2: MDIEQKQTEFIDHFVKQASSLKGSALGSVVTDATSHPSLFAFSEILAVPSVVELEGTEHSIYLDVLRLFAYGTWSDYKSNSSRLPELSSDQALKLKQLTVLTLAETNKVLAYDQLMQELDVTNVRELEDFLINECMYAGIVRGKLDQLRRCFEVQFAAGRDLRPGQLGNMIRTLSNWLTTSDNLLVSIQEKIKWADNMSELDKKHRKDVDDRVEEVKKSLSLKKLQTVSRPTLTSESMRRSTLNLVE, translated from the exons ATGGATATTGAGCAGAAGCAAACCGAGTTCATCGATCACTTTGTAAAACAAGCTTCCTCTCTGAAAGGCTCTGCCCTTGGGTCCGTTGTTACTGACGCCACTTCTCACCCTTCCCTCTTCGCCTTCTCTGAAATTCTTGCCGTTCCCAGCGTTGTCGAG CTAGAAGGAACTGAGCATTCTATATATCTTGACGTGCTGCGCTTATTTGCATATGGAACATGGAGTGATTACAAGA GTAATTCCAGCCGCCTTCCCGAATTGAGCTCTGATCAAGCCCTCAAACTAAAGCAACTTACTGTCCTTACATTGGCTGAGACAAACAAG GTGTTGGCCTATGACCAACTAATGCAGGAATTAGATGTTACAAATGTACGAGAACTGGAGGATTTTCTTATTAATGAATGCATGTATGCG GGTATAGTCAGAGGGAAGTTGGATCAATTGCGAAGGTGCTTTGAG GTCCAATTTGCTGCCGGGAGAGATTTGAGACCGGGGCAACTTGGAAACATGATACGAACACTATCAAATTG GTTGACTACATCAGACAATTTATTGGTCTCCATTCAAGAGAAGATAAAATGGGCCGATAATATGAGTGAATTGGACAAGAAACACCGAAAGGATGTTGATGATAGGGTGGAAGAAGTTAAGAAATCACTTTCCTTGAAG AAGTTACAAACTGTAAGCAGGCCAACATTGACATCCGAGAGCATGAGGAGATCTACTCTGAACCTGGTGGAGTAA